The genomic window GAGGAGTCTTCCCCATAGCCTCCTGAGGGAGTATGGTTCTGCCAACATCTCAATTCTGGACTTTTAGTCTCCAAAACTTAAGagaataactttctgttgttttaagccactgatttgcagtaatttgttatggcagccctaggaaacagataCAGGACTTTGATAATTAGTGAAAATTAAACTACACAGTGCTTGTAATGGTTTTCCCCCACATTTCAATATTAAACTGTGCCTTAATTCCATAtggaatttaaataaaagacataatACTCCATGCTACTAACTATATTTACTCACAAAAACCTGGAACTTTGAAGAGTACAACTTAAGACGTAAGCTTTGTTCTACAATTGTGAGGGCTTTTCTTTATTTACATACGATGCTGACAGACCTTTAAATGGATAAGTATAATAGATTACTAAGAATAAAGCAACATAAGAGATAGTGAACATCAATATTAAATTCGATGAACTTTCTACCAAGTGTACATAATCTGAGATGCCAATGAGTAAAAAGAACAGACACTTAACTTATCCAAACTCAGTAAAGCTTCTGAAATGCTACTTGAACTGTGACAAAGAACAATCACTTTACTTTAAACATAAATGCTCTACATttactgaaaactaaaacatcTTCTAGCCCCATCTTCCTTTGCCAATGTCCTCCTACAAATGTTTAGTTATGGATTTTTGCACTGTATAAAATTAAAGTTCCTTAGTGTTTTGCAACACAGTCATTCACACAAATAATACAGATATATGGCAACTCTATCCTGTTATCAATTAGTAACTGAGAATCATACATGATGTGGAGTAATAGCTGTATATACAATTATATGCATATTTCATACATGCTTATATTATTTATAGACATATATTTCCATTAGCTTGAAGATCATTATATGATAGTAGGCACATATGAATTTAACTTTATCTACTTTAAGAaccaacatattttatttttgaaaagtatatatGGAAGGAAACGATAGGTGCTaagagttgtttctttttaaatttaggtaaTGACAAAATTGATCCTTcaacagccttttaaaataatctagcctgaaaacttaaattttgtaatcaaaataatttatcaCCAttattgaaattaagaaaatatattaaagagaTTCTTATCTCTTCAGTAATTGCTTGAGAACCACAAAGGCATCACAAAGAAGGAACAGAGATGGGATCCATAGTTCAAAAGAAAGAGTTGAGTTTATCAATCTGATACTTCTTCCTAAATCACTATATTCCTTTGAAGTCACTAAATTGAATATAAAGCTGCAGATAGATAGTAACCTCCCATACAGAACATTATGGTAGACTTAAAGGAGATTCAGGATATCTGCCTCCACAAATAAGTacgaaataaatcagaaagacacTGCtacaaatacataataataaaactgaaaggtCAGAAGGCACATTCTGAAGAATATAATCTggtaaataaaagagaatgaaggtTTACTAATAAAGTAAAATTCTCAAGAAATGCTTACTTGAGGTTTAGAAAAgccttttttaaattacacatttaaatcttacgtaaaaacaaaaaaaaaatgctttcttatgAGGGCTTTTTAtcacttaaaagttttaaaaattcacaagagaaaatgaaattttctcccatttcaaatAGTCTATGAAGTACCtcattttctcctaatttttctttaaacttaaaaaaaaaaaagatgacattagTGTGGTATAGAGTTCACTGTAGGTTCAGTGCCGTTTTCTTtatcctgtttttcttcctcatgtGGTGAATCTAGTAAATTTGTACTATTTTCCTCCTCACTGGAATCACTGTTCAATCCATCTTCAACTTGGGCTAATTTTTTGTCATGTGAAGAACTTTCACAGGCTTTGTCTGTGGGAACAGCTCCTTTCCTTTGGGGTAAGATAGTGAAAAATGCTTCTTGCCAGTCTCTTGTTTCCAAGTATTCCAGAATAATCTCAAACACTGCAAGAAAGACAACTCCATGTATCTTTTCATCAAGTTCATCTCAATGCTgcatactatattttaaaatacactgctTTTGTGTTAAGAGTGCTAGTATGCCCTAATGACTACTTCTCCTGTATTAACTGTGAGAGCCAATATGCCCCAAGGCTCTCAAGCTCTTCTAGCTTTTCCTCAATTCAGTTCTTAAGCACTTAGAGGTTTACCATTATCTGCTGTCAATTATAATAGAGCAcctatttcatttccttcctattctttattcctttcacttctttatcctttatTTGCCAAtataaaactaggaaaaaaaagggTTAGTAGTAAtccaaatttcttctctttcctataTAGTGCCACTCTGGGGAGTGtcttgccttatttatttatttttaatactgtctCCAAGATTATCTCACTTTAATACATTGCTGAAGGGTTAGTTTGGACTACTTTATGACAGAACAGTTAATTTCTACTATCTATCAGAAGTCttagaaaaaaaagttcattccTTGAGTCAATAAGTTCattaagttcatttttataattccCTAGAGCCTGCtacagagaaatgtaaaaagcCCAATTAATGGTTGTGTACTAACGAAGATCTCTactaaaatttgtttaaaaagcaaaactccaGGCAAAATCTTAAGTCTGAGAATGTGTATTACAATTATTACATatagcagtaaaaagaaaaaaataatccacaaCAGGAGAAAGGTTACATTATTACACATATAGATGATGGAATATTTCATAGCCACTAACAATGACTCAATAGCGTGACAATATATactaataaaaggagaaaaacacctgagatttataacattttatgtaaTAGAGTAAGAATTCAATTATGTaacaaataatattatatatgcataGGAAAGGAAGCACATCAAAAAGTTAATACCAAGTATCTCTGGGCAGTGAAATTACaccttatttcttttcctttattttttactatttctttatgcttttctacattttcaaaatttactgAAGTATGCATGTATTATTCAAATTataaatgattacattttaaaattttgcctccAAAATTGTGTATTTTCCAAAGGTACATATTTTTTACTTGTCTGAAACATAAATGTAATGTTACTTTTCATAGTGTTTACTCAGGTGTATTTTCAGTTTATCCCCTTATAGCTTACCATGATTAACTGCCAAAACTTTTCTACTATTCATCTTCACAAAATCTCCAAGGGGGAGCTGTGCATGATCAATTCCATGATCAGATGCTTGTTTATATGTGAGTCCCTAAAACAGAGATAGTGTAACTTGGCTAGAACATTAAATCATTTAAACTTAAAGTCTAtgacaaaataaataacttttaggAAAGACTTTAGTTCAGAGAATTTTATCTGAAGAGCTGTGTGCTGTGTGTTTAACTGCTAATTTGGAAACATTCTCAATAACTATGGTCAGAACGTTGATGGCATTTGTTTTAaccaatttacaaatgaggaaaccaaagacATTATACTCCCTGTCCCACCACAAAGTTCCTATGTGCCAGAACCAAAGGAAAAACCTGGCTCATGCCTTCTGACTCAAATAGCTTCTCATCATTCCACACTGCCTCTCTCTGTTTAAAGTACTCAAACTGAATTCCTAAAGAAGTATCATCATTCTTCCCATGAacttaaaagacaaaactatgttTCAATTACATAACACTAAGAGGCACAAACgggaaagacaaatgaaatgaaaacctgaattgaacatttttaaaattgcctttaattttatttttccctttctgtcaaTTAAAAGAATGCTGAATatgaattttctctcttctcaaaattaaaatccTTAAAGCCTGGGTCTAATTAGAACTGAAAGAGCCAAAAGACAGATTTCAGAAGAAGAGCTAAATTTCTCAACCAATAGTTTGTGTATTTTAGAGACTAATGATTAATAATTGATTGAGTCAAGTGCTTTTGAAAGCAAAATTGTGTTAGTTCAGAGAAAATAcaacatgagagaaaaaaatttggttctatttaaataacaaaatagaatttttccaCTAAGAAAAGAATAGTAAGGCTAACGATCATTCTGATAAAACTCCCTATGATGCTACAGACCTGCACTGTCCTAACAGGAGCCACATGTGACTACTTGaacttattataatttttaaaaattcagtttctcaatcATACTGTGCACATTTCGTGTGCTCAACAGCTAcatggctaccatactggacaggaTGACATAAACGTTTCCAACAATGCAGAGAGTTCTGCACAGTGGTGCCATATGAGAATAATGAATCACTTCTTATTATTCTGCGAACAACATTTCCTTACTTAGTAAACAAGTTGGGTAGAATTTAGCATGATGCAAAGTAGCtggcaaaatacaaaataatgtcttcttttagaaagtatatttctgtaatttttcattagaatgagggaaaggaggtgggaagagacaaaAGTACAAATTAAAGAGAATAGAACACACATTCCATGATAatcatatatttgaaaactgGTATAAATTTATCAGTTTGGGTGTAAACTTTggtataaattaatataaattttaccAGTGGCCTAGAAATTGATTAGCAGCGTATCTTCTATCGATATAGCAAATCATTTAAGCACGTGGGCTCCAGAGCAATCTGCTCAGTTTCAAACATCTGCTTTACCACCTATTACTATTGATTTGagatttaatttctctgtgactctagttcctcatctgtaaaatgtagaaaataatagCATCAAACAGCACTGACCTCACTGGGCTGTCGTGAGGATTAAGCAAATTAATGCATGTGAAATGCCCTGCTTAGCTAGAGAGGTGCCTGGaatacagcaggcactcagtaaacattggCTGTCAGCAGTACTGATACTATCAAGAAAACTGATATATCAATTTTAAGTAcgagcaaaagcaaaaataaaaacttaatggTACCTTATGATGGTTGTGATCTACTAATCCTCCAATTATATAGGCCTTTGATTCATCTAATTCCTTTAGTATATTAGGTGAATCTGATGTAAGATAAATCAGgtcttctttctttataaatTCACTATAGTGCTCTGGTTTGATGTGGATGTCCTTTAAAAGACAATtggaaaatgttattaataaaaagaattttgtgaaaattggcttaaaatgattattttcttttctatagacaaacccatccaaaaaaaaaaaaaaaaaaaaagaagaaaggaagtttGACAGAATATTACAACAGTGTATTACTTAGAACCTTCAACACCTTATCACCTCACATCTCAACTATTTAAGTGGCTTCCTGATGTTGTTTATTTCCCTGTGTCTAGACTCAGATCCCTCCAATTTACTTGCACACATGGATGGTGGATTCATTTTCCGAAAACACTACTTTCACTGTTTTATCTTTACCTGTaggataaaattcaaactccttaACTTAGTATCTCTTTCCTGAATATAGCACTAACCTACCTTCTTAACTTTCTCtgttccaacaaaacaaatgcatttttgtCATGTATTTGCTCACATTGTTCTCCAATTCCTTTTCCATCTACATGAATCATCAAAATGAAAGGGCTTACAGATTCAATAAATTCCCTGCATCTGCTTccacaaaaatacacatttaaaatcttATTCACCAAAGCTGTCAGGTCAGAGGTACAAGACTGCACACTTGGCAATCAGAATTTTGCAAGCTACATTAATAGAATACAGGAAGATGTATCACCAGGCTCAGATGGCATTTCCCAATAATTTTTgtggaaattgaaaagaagcaGGAGATCTCATACCTAAAATGTATATAACCTATTGATTAATAAACagccatttttttcctaagaaattatatattataaattttatccCAATACTTAATAAAGGCCCCAAGAGGAATGTGCATAATTAGAGACCAGTGAATTTATCTCTCTCTGGATAGCTGGTGGTATTaagaataataaatttaataagccACAAAATAACTAAAAGTATGCCCACTCGAACTTACTACATTATTTGTTAGGAAAATAGGCATGAACATTAAACTTGGTAAATATACtgtactttaaaactttaaaaagcctttgaaaatgttttacacTATAGGCTATTAATAAATGCAGGCATTACAGGACTAGTGAGAGAGGGAAGTGAGAACTGgcctggagaaaggaaaaaaaaaataggaataactCACTACTTCCCTGAGTAGAATAGAGTTAGGGTTCCTCAGGGATTGATAGTAAACCCAATATACGTTAGTCATATTTGCAAATAACTGAGAACAGTTtagtcaaatatatataaaaagaaatgtgagccacatatgtaatttgaaatcttctagtagccacattttaaaaagtgggaaaaaagatgaaattatttttaataatatattgtattCAACAATGCTATCATTTCAACttataataaatgtgttttttggagatattttacattcttttttttttgtactaagtctttgaaatccaatGTCTATTTCACATTTAGAGCACAACTCAACTCAGACCAGTCACATTTCAAGAgttcaacagccacatgtggacAGTGGACACCATATGGTATAGCACAGATTTAGAAGAAACAGAATGCAAGTACATTTCCAAATTTTAGAGTGACttcacttttataaataatgtatagCCAGTTTGCTAGGTAGAGACTGCATATAgacctttaaattttttccttttttaaaaaatatgttttaaagttgGCAGTAAAATAGCAAGCGAGATTTAATGAGAGTAAGTACAAACTCTACCTCAGTCTCTTAGCTTCTCCCACTGGTAACCTTAGACTTAGGCATAGTGATACACAGGGTCGGGAGCTGCTGACTCTGAATATTTATTAGCATTATGTAGAATTTAGGTTAAAAATGTAGTCCTTTAAGTACAAAACTACTGGAAAATATGTGAGACTTAAGCTATTTAAGTTACCTTCCAGTTGACCCATCCTTTGTCATTTTcatccatgttctttttcaattGGCCTCCATGGCTTGTCaagtaaaactaaaaagagaTTGGCAGGTATAGAAAGAGAGGGCAAATGACTATTAAAGTCAATTATTTTGTTCCCCTCACACATTCATCTGATTatcaacaaaacacaaaatgttttcattcttgaaaaaaataaatttatgacaCGCTTTAAACatacaataataaatttgtgGTAGAAATGacatgtgtatttttgtttatcttctaaCCCACTAACTTCTGTATTTCATCTATATTTTCATCCCATTTTTCAAGCAGTTAAAATCTGCCTCAAGCTTAAGGAGCACTTTTCTATAAACTCCCTGCTTCCATGTCaagtttcccttccctttcttttgtcACCACTGTTACTTTTTTACCAATCCAAAGTCTTCATAATTTGTCTTTGACTCTAAACTCTGAAACCTATTTCAAGTCTAATCAAGGGTAGGaagaatgtaaaatgtaaaaatacaaaactactatcatttgataaaaagaaaatacctaaCCAAAAATATAGTAAGATTTCATCATTGAGCCAGAGTTAATTTTTAGGTCCCTCTAGAATTCAAACAAATTCAGGTAAGAAAAATGGCCCTACTATTAACAGCAGCCAATTAGTCTCACAAATCATCCCCTCATTCTAGCTGTGAAAGTACGTTTCAAAATCATCATTGACTCAAACAAGCAGCATAGTACACATCAGGTAGCAACAGTGCCTTCACTCCCCAGAAAGGAATGAACTGAGAGCTGAGAAACTGGTATGAAAATATGTGTACATCCTTTACTGAAGACGTTGGACTACACGGCAATGAACAGGTCAATGTGCACAAGACTGATGATGACTGGGCAGTTTGTCTGTGAATGacacatgtgaaaagatgtttgaagtattttatttttgtagaaaaataaaacatttttgaaataggCATTTTGTTTTCTAAGAGAGATTATCTGTAAGATTCTTTCTTGTAAAGGCAATTGGGAATATCTATGCCTTTCCagagtaaaatataaaaggaaactggAGTTTGTTTTGAACACTTCAAACCTACCTGCACAGGATGCAGTGCTCGTCGATTTTCTGCATAACATCGTTGAATCTGCTTATGAAGTTTCTTAATGTCCTATAAAAGAGTGTGCTTTTTAAGCAGAATTTTCAAAATCATCTATGGGCATTCCACAATCTTAGTGGAACAGAGTAAGAGGAAGGAATGACTAGATGGGtacactttttcttttgaaatacaaGTCCTTTCTGATAATTTCCATTCAATCTCATTATATACTAACAAAATAATTACTATAAGTCAATAAATACTCTGTAACTAAC from Camelus ferus isolate YT-003-E chromosome 2, BCGSAC_Cfer_1.0, whole genome shotgun sequence includes these protein-coding regions:
- the TRMT10A gene encoding tRNA methyltransferase 10 homolog A isoform X2, with protein sequence MSSEMLPAVSGTSNDEKKQDLSEDQEENQKPGLGERFEPISKRQMKKLMKQKQWEEQRELRKQKRKEKRKRKQLERQCQLESNTDGSDRKRIRRDVVHSTLRLIVDCSFDSLMVLKDIKKLHKQIQRCYAENRRALHPVQFYLTSHGGQLKKNMDENDKGWVNWKDIHIKPEHYSEFIKKEDLIYLTSDSPNILKELDESKAYIIGGLVDHNHHKGLTYKQASDHGIDHAQLPLGDFVKMNSRKVLAVNHVFEIILEYLETRDWQEAFFTILPQRKGAVPTDKACESSSHDKKLAQVEDGLNSDSSEEENSTNLLDSPHEEEKQDKENGTEPTVNSIPH
- the TRMT10A gene encoding tRNA methyltransferase 10 homolog A isoform X1; this translates as MTANNKHQIMSSEMLPAVSGTSNDEKKQDLSEDQEENQKPGLGERFEPISKRQMKKLMKQKQWEEQRELRKQKRKEKRKRKQLERQCQLESNTDGSDRKRIRRDVVHSTLRLIVDCSFDSLMVLKDIKKLHKQIQRCYAENRRALHPVQFYLTSHGGQLKKNMDENDKGWVNWKDIHIKPEHYSEFIKKEDLIYLTSDSPNILKELDESKAYIIGGLVDHNHHKGLTYKQASDHGIDHAQLPLGDFVKMNSRKVLAVNHVFEIILEYLETRDWQEAFFTILPQRKGAVPTDKACESSSHDKKLAQVEDGLNSDSSEEENSTNLLDSPHEEEKQDKENGTEPTVNSIPH